A genomic window from Silene latifolia isolate original U9 population chromosome Y, ASM4854445v1, whole genome shotgun sequence includes:
- the LOC141632903 gene encoding protein FAR1-RELATED SEQUENCE 4-like: MLALAVQHKYVHYWVTDQETDELTHVFMAHPEAVKMFRSYYYVALLNDAVQPNAIVTDCEAGLLNAIPIVFPDSSHLLCLWHIYANVETKALDITKQDSWAKHVTFNLFEAVVEAETEDKFNVAWGKLAREWAGVAAYFERQWFPHLEKWAKYRMNKITHFGNTSTSRVESAHANLKRWLSSAKLAVDSIWIRFHSLMETQHVEIRHSLELSRSKRLTGIQRLFSRLSLKISKNA; this comes from the exons ATGTTAGCACTTGCGGTTCAGCATAAGTACGTTCATTATTGGGTCACTGATCAGGAGACCGATGAGCTAACCCACGTGTTCATGGCTCATCCAGAAGCCGTTAAGATGTTTCGATCATACTATTATGTG GCCCTTCTCAATGATGCCGTTCAACCTAATGCTATTGTTACTGATTGCGAGGCAGGTTTGTTGAACGCGATtcccattgtttttccggattcgTCTCACTTGCTATGTCTTTGGCATATATATGCTAACGTGGAGACGAAAGCACTTGATATCACGAAACAGGATAGTTGGGCTAAGCACGTAACTTTTAACTTGTTTGAAGCGGTTGTCGAGGCGGAGACCGAAGATAAGTTTAATGTTGCGTGGGGCAAATTGGCAAGGGAATGGGCAGGAGTGGCGGCTTATTTtgagaggcaatggttcccgcactTGGAAAAATGGGCCAAGTATAGAATGAACAAGATAACCCATTTTGGGAATACTTCTACATCCCGGGTTGAGTCGGCTCATGCGAATCTGAAGAGATGGTTGAGTAGCGCGAAACTGGCCGTTGATAGCATTTGGATTCGGTTTCATTCTTTGATGGAAACGCAACATGTTGAGATCCGACACTCGTTGGAGTTATCTAGATCGAAGCGGTTGACGGGGATTCAGCGATTATTTTCCAGACTTTCTTTAAAAATATCAAAGAATGCTTAG